A window of Patagioenas fasciata isolate bPatFas1 chromosome 5, bPatFas1.hap1, whole genome shotgun sequence contains these coding sequences:
- the LOC136102526 gene encoding inositol 1,4,5-trisphosphate receptor-interacting protein-like 1, whose amino-acid sequence MALLDIVFGLWQILTLNVQSVGYELDVEMRERMEQRAEMLNREMTRLWQEVEQMNQEQTNQEQSGFAWPSLLLSALQHWQFWVIAGVLVQLFGLCWWLRKWSREPEREEQSSESDMEEGVHEEENDDADEEEEENDDVYDAGRLLEENVDWPVQHLDRDYETVRSLTEAFILIYQHLFSNICLPALEKPIEVGSAFEGWSPREEDITYRLLVPLKPPRGHVFHLEPGPVWPMRNFRIRVELVCTCEMEQPAGWPRCFLHEAEQEQRRNDDPNILDDLCTDSYLDVQKIAYYFQMFVRRSWRALPVSAAHRLTVLPSDRSCKFCVTKGPEERILIELLFGVQEDGSDIFVSSQYTEAAYTPSTMWPESYAVAEMKFFRHIASQALPDTYHLRCLQICVRSLLGRDFSTYTLKTIVMHLLTTIPLSEWGRRHFWERLNDILKYLQSCLKKKELKHFFIGNENVPGEIILPLELRMAAPVNLFQHLTQNPYAFQHAKLEFGELQNRVGRLLLHGR is encoded by the coding sequence ATGGCTCTCTTGGACATTGTCTTCGGACTTTGGCAAATTCTTACCCTAAATGTGCAGTCGGTTGGCTATGAGCTGGATGTGGAGATGCGCGAGCGCATGGAGCAGCGTGCGGAGATGCTGAaccgggagatgactcggctgtggcaggaggtaGAGCAGATGAACCAGGAGCAGACGAACCAGGAGCAGAGTGGCTTTGCTTGGCCATCGCTGCTCCTGTCTGCCTTGCAGCATTGGCAGTTCTGGGTCATTGCTGGAGTCCTGGTccagctctttgggctctgctggtggctcagGAAGTGGAGCCGTGAGCCAgaaagggaagagcagagctctGAAAGTGACATGGAGGAGGGGGTACATGAAGAAGAGAATGACGATgcagatgaagaagaagaagagaatgatgatgtaTATGACGCGGGAAGGTTATTAGAGGAGAACGTAGACTGGCCAGTTCAGCACCTGGACAGAGATTACGAGACTGTGAGGAGTCTTACAGAAGCCTTCATCCTTATCTACCAGCATTTATTCTCTAATATCTGTTTGCCAGCGCTGGAAAAACCCATCGAGGTGGGCAGCGCTTTCGAAGGTTGGAGTCCCCGTGAGGAAGACATCACCTACCGGCTGCTTGTGCCCCTAAAGCCCCCCCGTGGACACGTCTTCCACCTGGAGCCGGGCCCCGTGTGGCCAATGAGGAACTTTCGCATCCGTGTGGAGTTGGTGTGTACCTGTGAGATGGAGCAGCCGGCAGGATGGCCACGTTGCTTCCTCCACGAAGCTGAGCAAGAGCAGAGGAGGAATGACGACCCCAACATCCTAGACGACCTCTGCACTGACTCCTACCTAGATGTGCAGAAAATTGCTTACTATTTCCAGATGTTTGTGAGACGTTCCTGGAGGGCTCTGCCTGTTTCAGCTGCACACCGCCTAACAGTGCTGCCCTCCGACCGCTCCTGCAAATTCTGTGTGACAAAAGGCCCGGAGGAAAGGATTTTAATTGAGTTGCTTTTTGGGGTGCAAGAAGATGGCTCTGACATCTTCGTGAGCAGCCAGTATACAGAGGCTGCCTACACCCCTAGCACGATGTGGCCAGAGAGCTATGCTGTAGCAGAGATGAAGTTCTTCAGGCATATTGCCAGCCAGGCACTGCCTGACACCTACCACCTCAGATGCCTGCAGATCTGCGTCCGCAGTCTGCTGGGCAGAGACTTTTCCACCTACACGCTGAAAACCATTGTAATGCACCTGCTCACCACTATACCCCTGTCAGAGTGGGGCAGGAGGCATTTCTGGGAACGACTGAACGACATCCTGAAGTACCTGCAGAGCTGCCTGAAGAAGAAAGAACTGAAACACTTTTTCATCGGCAATGAGAACGTGCCTGGGGAGATCATCTTGCCCCTGGAATTGCGAATGGCTGCACCAGTGAACCTCTTCCAACACCTGACGCAGAATCCTTACGCCTTTCAGCACGCAAAGCTTGAGTTTGGGGAGCTGCAAAATCGGGTTGGTAGATTGCTTCTCCATGGACGCTGA